CGACGTCAGCAAAGCTGCCGTATCAAAATAAACAAGCCCCGACCAACAGGTCGGGGCTTGCTCAGGACGGAACGAAAAAATGCACAATCAGGCGCGCGTCAGATCCCGGTAACGAATGCGATGCGGTTGATCAGCATCACGCCCCAACCGTTTGCGGCGATCCTCCTCGTATTCACTGTAGTTACCCTCGTACCACACCACCTGGCTGTCGCCTTCAAAGGCCAGCATGTGGGTGGCGATACGGTCGAGAAACCAGCGATCATGGCTGATGACCACGGCGCACCCGGCAAAGCTCTCCAGCGCTTCTTCGAGGGCACGCATGGTATTGACGTCGAGATCGTTGGTCGGTTCGTCGAGCAACAGGACGTTGGCGCCACCGCTGAGGATCTTGGCCAGATGGACCCGGTTGCGCTCACCACCGGACAGGGTGCCGACTTTTTTCTGCTGATCGCTGCCGGAGAAGTTGAAGCGCGCCACATAGGCACGGGAATTGACCTCACGGGTGCCGAGCATCATCATGTCCTGGCCGCCGCTGATCTCTTCCCAAATGTTCTTGTTGCCGTCCAACGCATCGCGACTCTGATCAACATAACCGAGCTGAACCGTGCTGCCGAGAGTCAGGGTGCCGCTGTCCGGCTGCTCCTGGCCGGTAAACATCCGCATCAGAGTGGTTTTACCGGCGCCGTTGGGGCCGATGATGCCGACAATACCGCCGCGCGGCAGTTTAAAATTCATATCTTCCATCAATAGACGGCCGTCAAACGCCTTCTGCACATGATCGGCTTCAATGACGATGTCACCGAGACGCGGTCCGGGCGGAATGTAGATCTCCAGATCGCGCGTCTGGCTGTCGCCCCCTTCATTGAGCAGTTTCTCGTAAGAGGTGATGCGCGCCTTGCTCTTGGCGTGACGCCCCTTGGGCGACATGTTGATCCACTCCAGCTCGCGCTGCAGGGTGCGCTGGCGGGCGGATTCGGCTTTCTCTTCGTGTTGCAGCCGTTTCTGCTTCTGATCCAGCCAGGAGGAATAATTGCCCTTCCAGGGGATCCCGTGTCCACGGTCGAGTTCAAGAATCCAGCCGGCGACATTGTCGAGAAAATAGCGATCATGGGTCACGGCAATGACCGTGCCTTCATAGCGTTGCAGATGTTGCTCCAGCCAGGCCACGGTTTCGGCGTCGAGATGGTTGGTCGGCTCATCGAGCAACAGGATATCCGGCTTCTGCAACAGCAGGCGGCACAGGGCCACCCGACGACGCTCACCACCGGACAGCACTTTGACGTTGGCATCGGCCGGCGGACAGCGCAGCGCATCCATGGCCAGATCGAGGCGCGAATCGAGATCCCAGGCATCCAGGGCATCGAGTTTATCCTGCACTTGAGCCTGACGATCACACAGGGCGGCCATGGCGTCATCGTCCATCGGCTCGGCGAATTTCAGGTTGATCTCCTCGAACTCCTTGAGCAGATCAACGGTCTCTTGAACCCCCTCTTCCACCACCTGGCGCACGGTTTTACTGTCGTCGAGTTGTGGCTCCTGCTCCAGATAACCGACGGAGTAGCCCTCGGACAACACGGCTTCACCGTTAAAGTCCTTGTCCACCCCGGCCATGATGCGCAGCAGGCTACTTTTACCGGAACCGTTGAGACCGAGCACACCGATCTTGGCGCCGTAAAAATAGGACAGGGAGATGTCCTTGATGACAGGCTGCTTGTTGTAGCTTTTGCTGACCTTCATCATGCTGTAGATAATTTTTTTGCTGTCCTCACTCATACACACAGACTCCTGTTATGCGAAAAAATCCACTGGATGTTAAAAAGACGTCTTATTGAATTTCTTGCAAAAAACTATCCCCTGCTTTTCGCAAAGGACCTATTGTACGGATTTTTCAGTGCTTCGCCAATAGAGGATATCAGCGCCCTCTGAATCCATGAATCCGTGGTGATATTTTAGCACCTGAGACCATTCGAGCCTGTGCTATTTGGCGTCGATTCACATGCAAATTCAGGCTATACTAAGAAAATGCACATTTTTCTTTCATCACTGCTCTTCTTGCTGGTCATCGCCATGGCTGTCATTTTAATCATCGCCTGGCGCCAGGCCCGCAAAATGACGTGCAACTCCTGGCAGAAGCGCCAACAACGCTATATTGAAAACCCGGAGCTGCATCCCGTGCAGCAGCTCGAAACCTACCGTCTGGATGCCCGCGTCATTGAATTGACCACAGCGGATGGTGAAACGTTGTCGGCACTGTACCGTCCCGGCAGCAAGGAAGCCACCATCATCCTCTGCCATGGCTACAAGATGGACTGCAGCGAGATGATCCCCATTGCCGCCATGCTGGAACGTTACGGCTACGGCGTGTTGCTGCCGGACCTGCGCAGCCATGGCCGCAGCAGTGGCGAGCTGATCCGCTTTGGCTATCATGAGTGGCAGGACCTTGAAGCGGCGGTCGAATTCATTCTCAGCCAACATCCCAATCAGGCCATCGGTTTATTCGGCAACTCCATGGGCGGCGCGCTGGCGTTGTGTTATACGGCCCGCGACCCGCGCATTTCAGCGGTCATCGCCCAGTCCCCCTACGCCTCCATCGCCCATACCATCAATCTCAGCGTCAAGCGCTTTACCGGATTGCCGCCCTTTCCTTTTGCGCCTCTGATCAACTTTTTCGCCCAGCGCCAACTGCAATTCAACAGTGCTGCCGTGGCCCCGCTGCACTGCATCGGCGACATCAGCCCGCGTGCCATCCTGCTGATGATGGGCGGCCAGGATCAGGTTGTGCCCTGCGAGGGGATTTTTGCTCTGGAGAAAGCTGCCGGAGACCCGGTGGAGCTGTGGTTTGATGAACAGCTTGACCATGTTGAGTTTTACCATCGGCATCCGCAGGAATTTGAGCAGCGGGTCACCCGCTTTTTTGACCGCTATTTAGGTGGTCTCAACTAGAAGCATGAGCACTATTTGAAAACGGCCTGCCCCCTTCATTGGTCGGCTCGCAATCTACAGCAAAGCAAATTTTAGCGGACAATCGGTTTTCATAAAAAGTTTAACATGTGCTATTATTGGCGCTTGTCATTTCTGAGATTTTAATTCATTGATAGGATCCGTCATGTCGGTTCGCCGTTTTATCCTGCTGCTTCTTATTGTCCTGTTCATTGTGCCAGGTCTTGCCAGGGCGGAACAGAAGTTGCTTGAGCAGGTGGTCGTGCAACTCGACTGGAAATACCAGTTTCAGTATGCCGGATTCATCATGGCCCGGGAAAAAGGCTTTTATGCCCAACAGGGACTGGATGTGTCCCTGCTCGAGTATCAATCCGGGACCAACATTGTCCATGAAGTGTTGTCGCGTAATGTCAATTTTGGCCTGCACAACTCCAGCCTCATCGTTGAAGACAAAAAGATCCTGCCCATTGTTCTGCTGGCTTCCTACCTCCAGCGTTCCCCGCTGGTCTTTGTCACCCAACCCGACATCAAGACACCGGCCGACCTCAAAGGCAAAGTGATCATGGGCACCAGCGATGAGCTGAAATACAGCTCTTTGGCTCTGCTGCTCAACCATCACGACATCACACCTCAAAATAGCACCATCACAGCCCAAAAATTCTCCATCGACGATTTCATCAACGGTGATGTCGATGCCATGAGTGCTTTTCTCTCCAACCAGATCTACGAATTGAACAAGCGCAAGATCGCCTACAATATTCTCAATCCGGCGGACTATGGTTTTATCATGAGTGCCGTCAACCTGTTTACCAGCCAAGAAGAGGCGCTCAAACATACCGAGCGCACCAAGCGTTTTCTTCTGGCGACTAATCAGGGCTGGCATTACGCTCTTGAGCACCCGGAAGAAACCATCCAGACCATCCACAGCAAATACGCCCCGCAAAAGTCGCTGGATGCCTTGCGTTTTGAAGCAAATGTTACCCGCGAGCTGTTCCTGCTTGATCTGTACCCCATCGGCACCATCAAACCGGAATTGACCTCTTTGACCTACAAGCAACTGTTGTCGCGGAACATCATTGACAAGCAGATCAAGTTACCGGCCTATCAATTTGACGAGGTCATTCTCCAACACAATCAAAACACGGCGTTTACAACCCGTGAGCAAGAGTTCCTGAAAGAGAAAAAGACCATTCACGTGTGTGTCGATCCGGATTGGATGCCGTTTGAAGGCTTAATGGATGGTCATCACTACGGCATTGCCGCCGACTACATGACGCTATTCCGCGAGCAGCTGCCCATTCCGTTGGAAGTGGTCGAAACTTCCTCCTGGCAGGAGTCTATCGAAGCGGCCAAGGATCGGCGCTGCGACATCTTCTCCCTGGCGGCAAAGACCCCGGAAC
This region of uncultured Desulfuromonas sp. genomic DNA includes:
- a CDS encoding diguanylate cyclase, whose protein sequence is MSVRRFILLLLIVLFIVPGLARAEQKLLEQVVVQLDWKYQFQYAGFIMAREKGFYAQQGLDVSLLEYQSGTNIVHEVLSRNVNFGLHNSSLIVEDKKILPIVLLASYLQRSPLVFVTQPDIKTPADLKGKVIMGTSDELKYSSLALLLNHHDITPQNSTITAQKFSIDDFINGDVDAMSAFLSNQIYELNKRKIAYNILNPADYGFIMSAVNLFTSQEEALKHTERTKRFLLATNQGWHYALEHPEETIQTIHSKYAPQKSLDALRFEANVTRELFLLDLYPIGTIKPELTSLTYKQLLSRNIIDKQIKLPAYQFDEVILQHNQNTAFTTREQEFLKEKKTIHVCVDPDWMPFEGLMDGHHYGIAADYMTLFREQLPIPLEVVETSSWQESIEAAKDRRCDIFSLAAKTPERSKYMDFTHPYVTLPVVIATTMDKIYIDDIADIVDQPIAVVEGYAIAEQLRARYPGINIVDVASISEGLERVESGELYCYVDNLMVIAEQIQKRFTGVIKVTGRLDEKVALAIGTRNDEPELRSIFDKLIHSVSPEQEQDIYNRWASVKQEMGFNYTLFWKIFGTVAFIAGLFSVHYYQLRKYNRKLLTLSETDKLTGLANRLKLDKMLLEQEQLFIRYQIPCGVIIFDIDYFKTVNDTYGHPAGDQVLKEMAQLIRENIRTTDHVGRWGGEEFMIIAPSSNREESEQLADKLLCAMRNHRFAQVGTVTASFGVCAFRHELSASKVLNLADKALYQAKAEGRNRVISCTSLTE
- a CDS encoding alpha/beta fold hydrolase, with product MAVILIIAWRQARKMTCNSWQKRQQRYIENPELHPVQQLETYRLDARVIELTTADGETLSALYRPGSKEATIILCHGYKMDCSEMIPIAAMLERYGYGVLLPDLRSHGRSSGELIRFGYHEWQDLEAAVEFILSQHPNQAIGLFGNSMGGALALCYTARDPRISAVIAQSPYASIAHTINLSVKRFTGLPPFPFAPLINFFAQRQLQFNSAAVAPLHCIGDISPRAILLMMGGQDQVVPCEGIFALEKAAGDPVELWFDEQLDHVEFYHRHPQEFEQRVTRFFDRYLGGLN
- the ettA gene encoding energy-dependent translational throttle protein EttA → MSEDSKKIIYSMMKVSKSYNKQPVIKDISLSYFYGAKIGVLGLNGSGKSSLLRIMAGVDKDFNGEAVLSEGYSVGYLEQEPQLDDSKTVRQVVEEGVQETVDLLKEFEEINLKFAEPMDDDAMAALCDRQAQVQDKLDALDAWDLDSRLDLAMDALRCPPADANVKVLSGGERRRVALCRLLLQKPDILLLDEPTNHLDAETVAWLEQHLQRYEGTVIAVTHDRYFLDNVAGWILELDRGHGIPWKGNYSSWLDQKQKRLQHEEKAESARQRTLQRELEWINMSPKGRHAKSKARITSYEKLLNEGGDSQTRDLEIYIPPGPRLGDIVIEADHVQKAFDGRLLMEDMNFKLPRGGIVGIIGPNGAGKTTLMRMFTGQEQPDSGTLTLGSTVQLGYVDQSRDALDGNKNIWEEISGGQDMMMLGTREVNSRAYVARFNFSGSDQQKKVGTLSGGERNRVHLAKILSGGANVLLLDEPTNDLDVNTMRALEEALESFAGCAVVISHDRWFLDRIATHMLAFEGDSQVVWYEGNYSEYEEDRRKRLGRDADQPHRIRYRDLTRA